AGGCTCACAGGTGCAAAAGCTGATCCCGCCCCCTGTGCCGTTGAGCGATCCAAGGGGGGCGATCAGTCCGCTGGGTCAAGCTGCAAAAGTGGGTATTCCTGTCTCGCCGTTCCCTGGCTGGGGGGTGTGTCAGGCTTGTCGGTTGCTGGCTCCCTTCAGCAGCAGTATGTTCACCCTCAAAAACGACCTCTATCGCCCTGACAAAACTCGCTATATCCACGGTAACTGTACGAAGTCGGGCAAATATCCCCCCACCGTTATTCCCGCCAGATTCTTGGTGGCCTGTAGCCAAGGTCATTTAGATGATTTCCCATGGCTATACTTTATCCATCGGGGTCAAGGTGAGTGCCCGGGACGACTACGGTTAGAAGAAGCAGGGATTTCAGGCTCGGCGGCTGATGTGATTGTCAAGTGCGATCGCTGCGGTGCATCCCGCTCAATGGCCGCAGCCTTTGGTAACACTGGTCAACAAAATATGCCCCAATGCAGAGCCCGTCATCCGCACCTGCGCAACTTCCACGACGACGGTTGCTCAGAGCAAATGAAATCCATTTTGCTGGGGGCTTCTAATAGCTGGTTCCCAGTCACCCTCCCGGTGCTTTCGATTCCCGGAACCAGCAATTCCCTCGGTCAGCTTGTCGAAACCCACTGGGCCACGCTCAAAGAGATATCTGATGCCTCCCAGGTTGATCTGCTGCGGCGAATTGGCCAGCTCAAGGCCTTCTCTCAATATTCAGATATAGACCTCTGGCAAGAAATCCAAAGACAGCAGTCTCCCAATCCTGCTCAATCAGAAGACGTCAGAAACCTGAAGTTACCTGAATGGGAAGTATTGTCGAATGCCAATCCAGACCTGAACACAGCCAACTTTCGTCTAAAGCCAGAAGGCCCACCCACTGGCTATGGCACCTATTTCACCAAAACTGTGCTCGTTGAACGGCTCCGCGAGGTGCGCGCTCTGATCGGTTTTACACGCATTGAATCTCCTGGAGACCTCAGCGATATCGGCGATATTAATGATGTTACTTTAGCGCCGCTCAGCCGAGAGCTGCCCAAGTGGGTTCCGGCTAGCGACATTCGCGGAGAAGGTATTTTTCTTCAGTTTCGTGAAGATGCGATCGCAAACTGGATAGAGCGCTATCCTGCCTTAGAAGCCTATGAAGAACAAAGCCACATGGCCCACACCCAATGGCGCTGCGCCCGCAATATTGATAACCCAGCCGAAAATTTTCCAGAACTGCGATATATGCTCCTTCACTCCTTTGCTCACGCGCTCATGCGTCAAATGGCTATTGAGTGTGGCTACGCAGCGGCCAGCCTACGGGAGCGCATCTACTCAAGCCGTCGAGGAGACGATGTCTTAATGGCCGGCATCTTAATCTATACGGCCTCTCCAGATAGCGAAGGCACCCTGGGCGGCTTAGTCGGACTTGGGAAACCCGTCGTGCTGGGACGACACATCGACCAAGCCCTCGAACAAATTGGCCTGTGCGCCTCCGATCCGCTGTGTGCCGAACACGAGTCACTGCAGGATGGCACCCTCCACGGCTCTGCTTGCCATGCCTGCCTCTTTAGCCCTGAAACCTCCTGTGAGCGCGGCAATAAGTATCTTGACCGAGCCCTGCTTGTGACAATGGTGAATCAAACCACCGAAAACTTTGCCTTTTTCCAGCCGGAGTAGTCCTTTGCGACCCCTCTCCCCTCGGCTGCTCGCCCACATTCATCGAGTGGCTCAGCAGTTACCACAGTCGGTGCTCTCAACCGTGGCTAATTTTCTTGCTGACGTTCCTCAGGCAACTGATAGCAAAACGGCTTGGCTGCCTTTGCTTCAGCAGCTCCCTAAGCCTGTTTGGCGGCGAGCTTTCACGGATTTATTAGCCGTTTGGTCTGAGGACAATCCTGTATTACAAGGCGAATCTCTTGCGACAGCTTTATGCTCTGCGCATTACAGTATTGAGCGCGCTGAAGAAGCGCTTAATATAGAAATTGTTTGGACAGGGCCAGAGGTCTCAAGAATTCCCGTCCGCCGCACAGAGCAGGTTTTGCTACAGCTCATTCGCGTCGCTTCAGAGGAGCTGACTTTGGCAAGCTTTGCGCTTTACAAGGTTCCTACACTCACCCAGGCCCTCATTGCTGCTTTAGATCGAGGCGTTCAAGTGCGGATTATTGCAGAAACGACTGCAGGCGACACCGTCGTACCCTTTGGCGTTAAAGCAGGGCTCGGTCAAGAAGTTGCTATGCGAGCGGAAGTCTACGAATGGGATAAAGCTAAAAGGCCTAAAGATAAAGCCGGTCGGCAGGGCTCTTTGCATATGAAAGTTGCGATCTCAGATCGTCAACGTCTTTTTATCACGAGTGCTAATCTCACGGGCTATGCTATGTTGCTCAATATGGAAATGGGACTTTTAGTAAATGGCAAAGCCTTATCTTGTCAGGTCTCGGAGCATTTCGATCAACTTATTCAGCAAGAAATCATTGCCTTGGTCGATCATTAAGTCTTGTTCTGCTCATCTTCGGCTACAGGAATTTGGTTCGGCGGCAGAATTATAACTTCACCATCACGCCAGACCGCAATGAATTCGCCCAGTTTTCGATGCCGCTCGAGTGCGTTTGCGATCTCAACGTCCCCCCTCAATCTTTTGACGAAGGATTTTCATCTCTTGTTTATTTATCGAATCCCCCATAGATCTGCTGTCATGTTCCTTCAACAGAGATTTCGGGTGGCTCATCTATATTTCTAGGACTTCACAAGCGAGAAATGGGCGTTTTGTTCTGACCTAAGACGATCGCACATCCGATCTGCAGGCAACTCAACATCGTCGTAGGTTAACACCTGATCCTTTGAGAGGTCTCGCTTCAATCGACAGCCTTCTGCTAGCCCCATCGGTAAGAGATTCTGTGTCTGCACAACTTCAGCATTTTCACACTGTCCATAGGTCATGTAGTAGCCAATTCCGTCGAGAGTCTCACCTGCCTTTAGATCCGTTTTGGCACAGGCAATCACATCCACCCTGGGTCTACCGAGCGGAGCCATTACCGGATCCTTAAATAAAACCGCCCGAGCTGCTGATAGGGGTACCTCAAAATGGCAGATATGGTAGGGCGTATAGAAGCTGTAAAGTGGACCTTCGCCGCGCTTGTAATAGTTGAGGTAATGTTGGTGCTTGGGATCATCATTGGTGGCGTAGATAAAGACTCCCGCAGCGGGCTGAGCGCCGACAACGTAATCAACAATGCCGCCCAGTTCTTTGAGCTGCTCCACATCGTATAGGTGGGTCATCTCATCAACGTGACCGCGAAAATCGTAGCCCAGCATTCCGCGCTGGGCGACCTGCATGCCGGTGGCGTTGGCGACAATCGCCTGCTCGAAGGAAATCTTAGTGCCGTCGGCAAAGCTAGTGACCATGTAGGCTGCCTGCTTCCATTGTTCAGCAAAGCTCTTTTGAGTGGTGGGGTTGCGATAGCGGTCCTGTAGCCCTTTGATGTTGCCGCAAAGTAAGGGGGTAAAGCCAATGCTTTTCACGTAGCGATAGAGGTTCATCTCCACCCCGGGCTGATCGCCATCGCAGTTAGAAATCACAACCCCTGCGCGATCGGCATGAACTTTCAATATTGGACCAATGGTGCCGTCCAGCTCTGCGTTCATGAGAATGATGTGTTTGCCGTGGTTGATGGCTTCCACTACGACGTGGGTTCCAAACTCAATGGTTCCTGTGACCTCGATCAGTACGTCGATGTTGTCTGCTTTACACAGCAAGAAAGGATCTTCGGTGACGGCGGATTTGTGGTTTGCGATCGCATCTTCAAGATCGGTCACAGTGGTGACAGTCTCAATGGCGTCAATACCCGCCTCAAGATAGGCACGTTTGGCACTTTCTGATTGCCGACTGAAGACCGCCACTAGGTCCATACCCGGCACTGAATTAATAATTTGATTGGCAATACCTCGCCCCATAAAGCCGGAGCCAATCATACCTACCCGTACGGGATTCTTCGCCTCGGCCCGAGCCTTGAGGGCCGTATCAATAATGATCATGATGAAATTCCTGCTGACAAGGGGTGATCTTTAAGGAGAGCCCAGTTGGCATCTTTCTCTGAAATCATAGTCACCGGGAGCGGCCAGTCAATTTTTAGCCCTGGATCGCTATGTCGTAACCCCTGCTCGTGCCCTGGGGTATAAAACTCGCTGACTTGATAAGTGACTTCAGCATTGTCCGTCAGGGTTTGGTAGCCGTGGGCAAACATTTCTGGGACGTAGAACGCTCGGCGATTTTCGGCTGTCAACTCAACCCCTACATGGGTAAGGTAGGTCGGTGAGTCAGGGCGCAAATCTATAATCACGTCATAAACGGCTCCCTGGGTGCAGCGCACCAGCTTCACCTCTGTTGCCGGAGGCGTTTGATAATGCATCCCTCGCAGCGTCCCTTTCTGGTGGTTGAACGAAAGATTACATTGCACAAAAGTTGGCTTCAGCTCGTGGGCCTCAAACTCCTGGGCGCAGAAGGTGCGAGCAAAGCCCCCGCGATCATCCTCTCGCAGCTCTAAATCAATAATATAGACACCTTGAATGGCGGTTTTTGTAAAAATCATGGTGAGGTGATAACGATTGGCGGTTATGGATCGTCAAATTATCTGAGGTCAAAAAGGTTAAACAGGTGGCTGACCACAGGTCTCATACTGCTCAATTTGCTGCTCCGT
The genomic region above belongs to Acaryochloris thomasi RCC1774 and contains:
- the drmB gene encoding DUF1998 domain-containing protein, giving the protein MNTERYKVGELRPSQIMFSFGIGAVVDLPNLSVMVMGLNEWDTALSDPLAEERLLAAVCEKLGSQVQKLIPPPVPLSDPRGAISPLGQAAKVGIPVSPFPGWGVCQACRLLAPFSSSMFTLKNDLYRPDKTRYIHGNCTKSGKYPPTVIPARFLVACSQGHLDDFPWLYFIHRGQGECPGRLRLEEAGISGSAADVIVKCDRCGASRSMAAAFGNTGQQNMPQCRARHPHLRNFHDDGCSEQMKSILLGASNSWFPVTLPVLSIPGTSNSLGQLVETHWATLKEISDASQVDLLRRIGQLKAFSQYSDIDLWQEIQRQQSPNPAQSEDVRNLKLPEWEVLSNANPDLNTANFRLKPEGPPTGYGTYFTKTVLVERLREVRALIGFTRIESPGDLSDIGDINDVTLAPLSRELPKWVPASDIRGEGIFLQFREDAIANWIERYPALEAYEEQSHMAHTQWRCARNIDNPAENFPELRYMLLHSFAHALMRQMAIECGYAAASLRERIYSSRRGDDVLMAGILIYTASPDSEGTLGGLVGLGKPVVLGRHIDQALEQIGLCASDPLCAEHESLQDGTLHGSACHACLFSPETSCERGNKYLDRALLVTMVNQTTENFAFFQPE
- the drmC gene encoding DISARM system phospholipase D-like protein DrmC, whose translation is MRPLSPRLLAHIHRVAQQLPQSVLSTVANFLADVPQATDSKTAWLPLLQQLPKPVWRRAFTDLLAVWSEDNPVLQGESLATALCSAHYSIERAEEALNIEIVWTGPEVSRIPVRRTEQVLLQLIRVASEELTLASFALYKVPTLTQALIAALDRGVQVRIIAETTAGDTVVPFGVKAGLGQEVAMRAEVYEWDKAKRPKDKAGRQGSLHMKVAISDRQRLFITSANLTGYAMLLNMEMGLLVNGKALSCQVSEHFDQLIQQEIIALVDH
- a CDS encoding NAD(P)H-dependent oxidoreductase, which codes for MIIIDTALKARAEAKNPVRVGMIGSGFMGRGIANQIINSVPGMDLVAVFSRQSESAKRAYLEAGIDAIETVTTVTDLEDAIANHKSAVTEDPFLLCKADNIDVLIEVTGTIEFGTHVVVEAINHGKHIILMNAELDGTIGPILKVHADRAGVVISNCDGDQPGVEMNLYRYVKSIGFTPLLCGNIKGLQDRYRNPTTQKSFAEQWKQAAYMVTSFADGTKISFEQAIVANATGMQVAQRGMLGYDFRGHVDEMTHLYDVEQLKELGGIVDYVVGAQPAAGVFIYATNDDPKHQHYLNYYKRGEGPLYSFYTPYHICHFEVPLSAARAVLFKDPVMAPLGRPRVDVIACAKTDLKAGETLDGIGYYMTYGQCENAEVVQTQNLLPMGLAEGCRLKRDLSKDQVLTYDDVELPADRMCDRLRSEQNAHFSLVKS
- the rfbC gene encoding dTDP-4-dehydrorhamnose 3,5-epimerase encodes the protein MIFTKTAIQGVYIIDLELREDDRGGFARTFCAQEFEAHELKPTFVQCNLSFNHQKGTLRGMHYQTPPATEVKLVRCTQGAVYDVIIDLRPDSPTYLTHVGVELTAENRRAFYVPEMFAHGYQTLTDNAEVTYQVSEFYTPGHEQGLRHSDPGLKIDWPLPVTMISEKDANWALLKDHPLSAGISS